A region of the Candidatus Methylomirabilota bacterium genome:
CCGCCAGGCCTCGACGAGGCCGAGCGCGTCTGCCTCGGCGGGCAACGGGCCCAGCGGCGCGCGCGGGGGCCCCCCGGGGGCGCGGTCGGCGGCGAGGGTGATGAGTCGCGCAGCCTCCCGGGCCTCGTCGAGCCGCACCATGGTCCGCGCCCACACGTCGCCTGCCTCGTAGGCGGGCACCCGCACGTCGAGCTCCCCGTAGGCGGCGAAGGGGGCGTCGCGGCGGGCATCGGCATCGATCCCGCTCGCCCGGCCGACCAGTCCCACGACCTGCATCTCGCGGGCCGTGCGCGGCGTGAGGCGGCCGGTGCCCTGCAGGCGCTCCAGCACCATGGTGTTGTCGAGGCACAGCCGCGCGACTTCTAAGAATGCCGCGACCAGGCGGTCGACCTCGGCGGCCACCGCGTCGAGCGGAGCCTTCGCCAACGGCCCGGCCACTCCGCCCGGCACGATGGCGCCCCGGAGGAGGCGGTGGCCGGCGAGCCGGTCGTTCAGCCGCAGGAGCTCTTCGCGAATACGGAAGCAGTGGGCGTGACCGAAGGCGAAGCCCGTGTCGTTGACGATCATGCCGACGTCGCCGACGTGGTTGTAGAGCCGCTCGAGCTCGAGCAGGATGACCCGCAGCCAGCGGGCTCGCGCCGGGATGGCGCAGCCGGCCAGGGTCTCCAGCGCCTGGGCGAAGGCCAACGCGTGGGCGGCGCTCTCGTCGCCGGACACGCGCTCGGCGAGCTCGAGGGTGCGCTCGAACGGCAGGGTCTCGAAGAGTTTTTCGATTCCCTTGTGCACGAAGCCCAGGCGCGTCTCGAGGTTCACGATCGTCTCGCCCTCGACGCTGAAGCGGAAGTGCCCGGGCTCGATGATGCCGGCGTGCACGGGCCCTACGGTGATCTCGAAGATGCCTTCGCCGTCGACCCGGCGGAAGGGGAACGGCTGGCCCTCGTCGACGAAGTCCCGGCGCGCCGCCACGTCGCGGCGAAGCGGATGATAGGTCTCGGGCCAGAACTGGTGCAGGGCCAGCCGGCGCGGGTCCGGGTGGCCCACCGGGATCAGCCCGAAGAGATCCCGGATCTCGCGCTCGAAGCGGCTGGCCGCGAACGAGCGCGTGGCGAGCGACGGGAAGCGCGGGATGGCGGCGGGCAGCGTTACCAGCACCACGGCGGCCGGCTGGCCGCCCGCCGGAGCGAAGACGTAGGCCAGCGTGAAGGTTCCGGACGTCGCGGTGCTGTCGGCGGCGGCGAGGAGCTGGAGCTCCGCGCCCAGCAAGGAGAGCCGGTCGGCCAGCGCCGGCACCCGGGCGGCGTCGAGCCGGCCGCGCAGCACGCCGTCGCCGTCACGGGACACGGCGGCGACACCGCCGGCGGCGAGCGCCTCCGCGAGCGCCTCGGCGGTGAGGATCATGGCGCCAGCAGGCTCACGATCTGCCCGAGCGCTCCGGCCAGGCCCGGAGGCCACGCCAGTCCGGTGACGACCAGCATGAGCAGCGCGACGCCGAGGGGCAGCGCGGATGCCCAGTGAGGGTTCTCCGAGACCTGGCCGGTGACCGGGCCGTAGAGCATGCGATGGGCGGCGCGCAGGAGCCCGGAGAAGGCCACGACGAGCAGGGCCAGGCCGAGCGCAGCCGCCGGCGCGTACCCTGCCTGAAAGCCCGCGGCGAAGATCATCACCTCGCTCACGAACAGGCCGAAGGGTGGCAGGCCCATGAGGGCCAGCATGGCGACCAGGAAGCCGCGTCCCGTGACCGGCATGGCCCGGAGCAGGCCGCTCACCGCCGGGATCTCGGCGGTGCCATAGGCGGCGCGGATGCGACCCGACAGCAGGAACAGCACCGACTTGGCCAGGGCGTGATTGCCGATGTGCAGGACGGCTCCGGCCACGCCCAGGGGCCCGCCGAAGCCCAGCCCGAGACAGACCACTCCCACGTGCTCCACGCTGGAGTAGGCGAGCATGCGCTTGTAGTTGCGGGGGGCCCAGAGAAACGCCGCCGCCACGCCCAGCGAGGCCAGGCCCAGCGCCACCAGCAGGCGGCCGGCGAAGTCCGGGCCCGCCGCCAGATCGACCACCGCCTTGAACCGCAACACCGCGTAGAGGCCAACGCTCAGGAGCACGCCGGACATCAACGCGCTCACCGGGGCCGGCGCTTCGCTGTGGGCGTCGGGCAGCCAGGTGTGCATGGGCGCCAGGCCGGCCTTGGTGCCGTAGCCGACGAGGAGGAACACGAAGGCCAGCTGGATCACCGGAGCCGGCAGTCCCGGGGCCAGCCGTAGCAGGGTCGTCCATCGCAGCGCGTAGGCCTGGTCGCCGAACTGCTGGACGTCGGCGAAGTACACGAGCACGGTGCCGGCGAACGCGATGGCCACGCCGACGGAGCAGATGAGCAGGTACTTGTACGACGCCTCCAGCGAAGACCGGGACCGCTCGAAGTTCACCAGGAACACGGAGGCCAGGGTGGTGCCTTCGACAGCCACCCACATGAGCCCGACGTCGTCGGTGGTCACGGCCAGCAGCATGGTGAAGGTGAAGAGGTGGAGCAGCGGGTAAAAGCGCCGGCCTTCGTCCGGCGGCACCTGACGGGGCGCCTCCAGCGCGGCCAGGGCCGCGATCAGCCCCACCAGCCCCGCCATCCACGCCGACAGGGCATCGGCGCGGAGCAAGCCGTCGAGCGCCGTCACGCTGCCCTGTCGCGCCACCGCGGCGACGACGGCTGCGGCGGCGGCCAGCGTGACCGCCGCGGTGAGCGCGTTCACGGCGCGGGCAACGCCGCCGACCGCGCGCGTCAGCACGGCGGCCCCGGCGAGAGGAGCGGCCAGCAGCAGGAGCAGGCTCATCCCCGCAGCTCCCGCAACCGGTCCACGTCGATGGAGTCGTGCTCGCGGCGGACCCGAAGGACCACGCCTTCCATCAAGAGCACGATGGCCAGGACGTCGAGGAACACGCCCGCCTCGACCAGGCCGGGTAGGCCGTAGGTGGCCAGCAGGGCTAACCCGAAGATCCCGTTCTCGAACATGAGGAAGCCGAGCAGGTGGCCCAGCGCATCGCGTCCGGTGACGCAGACGAACAGGCCGATGAGGGCCATGGCGAAGGCCAGCGGGATGCCGCCCTCGGTGGGCAGCGTGGTGGCGGCGTTGACGGGCAGCATCACGGCATAGGCGACGACGACGAGACCTCCTGACACGAGCAGCGGGACCGCGGAGGACCGCCCGGGGGCGAGGGGCCGCAGCACCGGCGTGCCGGCCCCCATCCGGGCCAGCGCGCGGGGGATGAGCCAGGCCTTGAGGAGCACCACCACGGCGGCGACGACGAGGAGGCCGGGCTTGCCGGCCAGGATCCCGATGACGACGGCGAGGAGCGCGAGGAGCAGCGACTGGGCCACGAAGAGGGCGAGCCGTCCCGGCCAGCCCTGTCGCCAGACGATGAGTAGCGTCACCACGAGCCCGAGAAAGGCCAGCAGGTTCGTGAGGGCTGTCATCGCAGCAGGAACACCGCGGTGACCGAGAGCAGCGCCAGCGCGAACGATCCCGCCAGCAGCTCCGGCACCCGGAAGAGCCGGAGCTTGGCCACCGAGGTCTCGACCAGGGCCAGAGCCGCGGCGAGGACGAGCAGCTTCGCGCCCAGCGCCAGAACCGCCAGCGCCACCGGCCCCGGCGCCACTTCGGCGGAGACGCCCCAGGGCAGGAAGAGGTTGGCCAGCAACGCGAGGAAGACAAACAGCTTCATGCTCGCGGCCCACTCCACCAGCGCCAGATAGTGGCCGGAATACTCGAGCACCATGGCCTCGTGGATCATCGTCAATTCCAGGTGCGTGGCGGGGTTGTCGACCGGCAGGCGGCCCGTCTCCGCGATCATGACCACGAAGAAGGCGGCGAAGGCCAGCAGGTGGCCGGGGTTGGCGACCAGGAGGGGATCGCCGGCGAAGCGCTCGACGACGCCGCCCAGGTTGATGGTGTCGGCCCGCAGTGCCAGGGCGAACACGGCGATCACGATGGTCGGCTCGGCCAGAGCGGCCACCGCGACTTCCCGACTCGAGCCCATGCCGCCGAAGGCGCTGCCGGCGTCCAGGCCGGCCAGCGCGAGGAAGAACGTGCCGAGCATGAACAGGTACATCAGCAGGATGATGTTGCCGGCGAACGCGAGCAGGGGGCGGCTCACGAGCACCGGCACCACGAGGGCGGCGACGAGCATCGTGGCCACCAGCACGTAGGGCGTGAAGCGGAAGATCCAGGAGGTAGTGGTGGAGACGACCGGCTCCTTGCCCAGGAGCTTCACGAGGTCGGCGCAGGGCTGCCACGGGCGGGGCCCCCGCCGGCCGGCCAGCCGGGCTTTGAACGCGCGGAGCAGGCCCACGAGGAGCGGGCCGCCCAGGCCGACGACGGCCAGCTGGGCCAGCGCGGCCATCACGTCGGCCATCACGCGAGCACCAGCAGGGCCAGCAGCGCGGCCAGGATATAGATGAGGTAGAGATTGGCGCTGCCGGATTGGAGGAGCCGGGCGCGGCGCGCGGTGCGGTGGAGCACGCCCAGCGCGGGACGGTAGAGCCACCGGTCGAAGACCGAGTGCGTGGGGTTGGCGTACTCGATCCGGGTGACGAAAAACCGCGATTCCGGATGCGCCTCGATGTCGAGCTGGGCGACCGGGCGATAGAAGAAGTCGAAGATGCGCTTGAAGGGATTGGCGAAGGCGGTGGCGGTGTACTCCATGCGCGCGGTCTGCACCAGGCGGCCACAGCCCCACGTCTCGTAGAGCCGCCGCCGGCGGCCGACGCCGGCGGCGGCGAGGAGCACGGCGGGCAGGGCCAGGGCGGCCAGCAGTGCGGCCCCCACCGCCACCGTCGACAGGCTCGCGAACTCGCCGGAGATGTTGAGCGTGAGCCAGCCACCGAGGTTGGCCGGGTCCGGCACGCGCATGACGTCGGCGCCGACGCGGACCAGGGCCGGCACCACCAGGGTGGGCGCCAACCCCAGGCCGACGCAGGCCAGAGCGAGCAGCCCCATGCCCGCGCGCATGGGCCAGGACGCCTCGTGGGCGCGGGCGGCGGCCTCGCTGCGGGGCAGGGCCAGGAACGTGATGCCGAAGGCCTTCACGAAACAGGCCATGGCCAGACCGCTGGTGAGCGCCAGGCCGGCGATGCCCAGGGCGAACACCAGATTCTGCTCGGCACGGTCGATCCTGAGGTTCTGCAGCAGGGCCTGGAACGTGAGCCACTCGCTGACGAAGCCGTTGAGCGGCGGCAGCGCGGCGATGGCGGCCGAGCCCACCAGGAACGCCGCCGCCGTCCACGGCATCCGCTTGATGAGCCCTCCCATCTCTTCCATGTTCCGCGTCCCCGTGGCGTGCAGGACCGCACCCGCCCCGAGAAAGAGCAGCGCCTTGAACGCAGCGTGGTTGAGCGTGTGGTACAGCGCTGCGGCGAAGCCCAGCAGCGCGAGCGCGGGCAGGCTGGCCAGGTGGAAGAGCATGCCGGCGCCCAGGCCGATGAGGATGATGCCGATGTTCTCGATGCTGTGGAAGGCCAGCAGCCGCTTGAGGTCGTGCTCCACGAGGGCGTAGAGCACTCCGGCCACCGCCGAGATCACGCCGGCCAGCATGACGGCGATCCCCCACCAGGCCTGGCCGTCCCCGAGCCAGTCCAGGCTGATCCGCATGAGGCCGTAGATCCCGAGCTTGATCATCACCCCGGACATGAGCGCCGAGACGTGGCTGGGCGCGGCCGGATGGGCCAGCGGCAGCCAGACGTGGAGCGGAATCACCCCGGCCTTGGCGCCGAAGCCGAGCCCGAGCAGCGCAAACGCCAGGCCGGCGCCGGCGGGCGGCAGGGTGGACGCCGTCGCCGACCAGTCCGCGAACCGGAAGCTGTCCGTCCAGACGCCCAGCAGCAGCATCCCGGCCAGCAGGCAGGCCAGCCCGGCCTGCGTCATCACGGCGTAGACCCACGCGGCGCTGACGGCCTCGCGATCGCCCGACTGCGCGACCAGCACGTAGGAGGCGAGCGACATGAGTTCCCAGGCCAGCAGGAAGGTGAGGGCGTTGGCCGCCAACGGCACGGCGCACATGGACGCCACGAACACGTTGTAGGCCAGGAGGCCACGCCGCTCGCCCCCGCCATAGCCGACGGCGTAGAGGGAGGCCGGGATGGCGGCGCCGCCGATCAGCGCCAGGAAGAAGCCGCCGAGCGGGTCCAGCGTGAGCTCGAGGCCTCCCAGCGGCAAGAGCGCGGGCGCGGCCACGGTGAACGTCGCGCCCGCCATACCGGCCAGGCCCAGCAGCGCCGCCGCCAGCCCGCCGCCGGCGGCGAGGACATAGGCGAGCGCCGCCATCAGCGGGCCTGCCCGATGATCGCGAGCAATCCGGCCAGGAGCGTCCGCGGCGAGGGCGGGCAGCCGGGGATCACCGCGTGGACGGGGATGACATCCCCGACGCCCCCGACCACGGCGTAGGAGCCGCGGAAGATGCCGGCATCGCGCCCGCAATCGCCCACGGCAATCACGATCTTCGGATCCGGCGTGGCCTCGTACGTGCGCCGCAGCGCCTCGGCCATGTTGAGCGTCACCGGCCCCGTCACCAGCAGGCAGTCGGCATGCCGGGGGGAGGCCACGAAGTGCAAGCCGAAGCGCTCGAGGTCGTAGTGAGGTCCGGTGAGGCCCCCGATCTCGAGCTCGCAGCCGTTACAGGAGCCGGCATCCACCTGCCGGATGTGGAGCGAGCGCCCGAACCGCCGGCGGATCTCCCCGGCCAGCCGCGTGCCCAGCGCCTCCAGCGAGAGCGACTCGTCGGGGGCGGCGGGCTCGGTGACGATGCCGGCGCGCAGGGCAGCGCGGAGCTGACGGAGCATCACCGCCGCGCCGGCCGGCGCGCCTCGCGCTGGAGCTCGCGGAGGAGGGTCCGGGTGCCCGTCAACTGGTTGTTGAAGATGCGCCGGGCCACGTCGAGGAGATCGCCGACCAGGGGGTCGCGCACCGCGTAGCGGACCGTCGTGCGCTCCTTGCGCGCGCCGACGACGTTCTTGGCGCGGAGCACGGCGAGCTGCTGGGAGACGGTGGACTGGTCGAGTCCGAGGGCCGCCTGCAATTCCTGGACGCTGTGCTCCCGCGCTCGCAGCAGCTCGAGGAGACGGATCCGGAGGGGATGGGCCAGGGCCTTGAAGAAGTCGGCCTTGAAGCGCTGGAGGTCAGTGGGGGCGGCCCGGGACACGGCCCAGATATATATAAATATTCTTATATAGTCAAGTTTATCGTCTAGCCGGGCACCCCCTCCATCTGCAGGGCGTAGAGCCGGCGGTAGAGGCCGTCGCGGGCCAGGAGCTCGTCGTGGCGGCCGGCCTCGGCGATCCGGCCCTCGTGCACGACGACGATGCGGTCGGCGCTGCGGACGGTGGCCAGCCGGTGGGCGATGACGAGGACGGTCCGACCCCGCATGAGCTCGGCGAGGGCTTGCTGGACCATGAACTCGCTTTCGGCGTCGAGGTCCGAGGTGGCCTCGTCGAGGATGAGGATGGGCGGGTTCTTGAGGAAGGCCCGGGCGATGGCGATCCGCTGGCGCTGCCCGCCGCTGAGCCGGACGCCGCGCTCGCCGACCAGGGTCTGATAGCCCTCGGGGCAGGCCTCGATGAAGTCGTGGGCCTGGGCCAGGCGGGCGGCGGCCACCACCTCGTCGGCCGTCGCGTCCAGCCGCCCGTAGGCGATGTTGTAGTAGACAGAATCGCTGAACAGGAACGTCTCCTGGGTGACGATGCCGATCTGGTCGCGCAGCGAGGCCTGGGTGATGTCCCGGACATCGTGGCCGTCCATGAGGATGCGCCCGGCCGTCACGTCGTGGAAGCGGGGCAGCAGGTCCATCAGCGTGGATTTCCCGGCGCCGCTCATCCCCACGAAGGCGACCGCCTCACCCTTGCGCACCGTGAGGGCGATGTCCTTGAGCGTGAAGTCCTCGGCCCCGGGATACCGGAAGTCGACCCGGTCGAACACGATCTCGCGCTCGAAGCCCTTCAGCACGACGGCGCCCGGCTTGTCGCTGAGCGCCGGCGGGCGGTCGATGATCTCGAACACCCGCTCCACCGAACCGGCCGTCTGCTGAATGGTGTTCAGGGCCCGGGCCAGGCGCCGGACCGGGCCGTAGAGCATGATGACGGCGGCCGTGAAGGAAAAGAACGTCCCGGGAGTCATGTCGCCGTGGATCACCCGGTAGCCGCCGTACAGCATGGCGGCCACGATGCCCAGGGCGGCGGCCACCTCCATGAGCGGCTCGGTCGCCTCGTCGGCCCGGACATTCTTGAGGGACAGGGTGAGCAGCCGGTCGTTGAGCTGGTCGAAGCGTCGGCGCTCGTGGGCCTCCCGCCCGAAGGCTTTGACGATCTTCGTCCCCGCGAAGGATTCGTGGAGCATGACGGCCAGCTGGGCGATGCGCTCCTGGGCGCGCCGGTTGATGTTGTACAGCCGCTCGCCGATGCGCTTCACCATGAGGGCGATCAGCGGGAAGGCGACGAGAGCGGCCAGCGTCAGCAGCCACTCGCGCAGGAACATCACCACGAGCAGCGCCACGATCGTCGCCACCTGCCGGACCACGAGCACCAGGGCGCCCGAGGACACGCGGGCCAGCCGGCCCACGTCGCCCAGGATGCGTGACATGAGGTCGCCGGAGTGCAGGTCGGCGAAGAAGGCCAGCGGCATGCCCTGGATGTGCGTGTAGAGGTCGTGGCGCAGGGCGGCCACCACGCGCTCGCCCACCGAGGCCATGAGATAGGCCTGCGCGTAGCGGGCGCCGGCCTTGACGACGTAGGCGGCCACCAGGGCCAGGGGAATGAGCTTCAGCATCAGGAGGTCGCGCTTGATGAAGATCTCGTCCATCGCGGGCTTGACGAGCCAGGCCACCACGCCCTCCATGGCGGCCACCACGATGGCCAGCACGCTGCCCACGATGAGCCACGGCAGGTGCGGCCGGATGTAGGGCAGGAGCCGTCGGTACGGGCTGACCGGCAACTTCACCCCGCGCGGCGTGTCTCGAAGAACTCCCGCACCGCCGCCACCACCGCGTCGATCTCCGCCTCCGTGTGCTGCGCCGAGATCGGCAAGCTGAGAACCTCCTGGGCCAGGCGCTCGGTCCACGGCAGGGCCGGGGGGTCCAGGCGCTCCAGCGCGGGCTGGCGGTGGGCCGGCACCGGGTAGTGAATGCCGGTCTCGATCCCGCGGCCCTCGAGGAACGCGGCCAGCGCGTCCCGGTCAGGCGTCCTCACCACGTAGAGATGATAGACGTGGCCGGCCCGCGGCCGCTCCTCGGGCAAGACCAGGGGCAGGTCGGCCAGCCCGCGCGCGTACCGGGCGGCCAGGGCCCGGCGGCGCGCGTTCATTGCCGGGAGCCGGCGCAGCAGGACCCGAAGCGCGGCCGCCGGCAGCTCGCCGAAGCGCAGGTTGAAGCCGATCTCATCGTGCAGGTCCTTGCCCAGCCGCCCGTGGTCGCGCAGCCGTCGGCAGCGGGCGGCCAGCTCGTCGTCCGAGGTCAGCACGGCGCCGCCGTCGCCGAGCGCCGGCAGGTTCTTCGAGGGATAGAACGACAGGACGGCGGCCCGCCCGAAGCTGCCCACGGGGCGGCCGTCCCATGCCGCGCCGTGCGCCTGGGCACAGTCCTCGAGAATCCACAGCCCGAACCGCGCGGCCAGGTCCTGGACGGCTGCCATGTCCGCCGGCTCCCCGTAGAGATGCACGGGCACGAGCCCCACCGTGCGGGGCGTGATCTTGGCGACGGCATCCTCGACGTCGTACGTGTACCAGCGATCCACGTCGACGAAGACGGGCGTCGCTTCGGCCACGCAGATGGCCTCGACGGTGGGAAAGGCCGTGTGCGCGGGCACCAGCACCTCGTCGCCTGCCTTGACGCCCAGCGCACGCAGCGAGAGCCACAGGGCGGCCGTGCCCGAGCTGGTGAGGACGGCGTGCCTGACGCTGGCGTGACCGGCCAGCTCGGCCTCCAGGGCCTGGCACTGCGGGCCGAGGATGTACCGCCGCGAGTCGATGGCGGCCAGTACCGCGTGCTTGATCTCGTCGTCCACCGGCGGGCGCGACAGCGGGATCACGCCGGCTTGTCGCTGAGGCGGTTGTACCGGCCACGGAAGTAGAGCAGCGGCTCACCGTCATTCGTGGCGGCCCGCTCGACGCGGCCGACGAAGATCGTGTGGTCGCCTTCCACGTGGGTGGACGCGGTCACGCACTCGATGTGAGCCAGCGCGGCGGTGAGCAGCGGCAGCCCCATGTCGCTGATCCGATAGGCCGCGGCATCGAACTTGTCCAGGCGCGTGGAGGCGAACCGCCGGGAAAGCGCCTCCTGGTCGGTGGTGAGGACGTTGACGGCGAAGCGGCCCGTGTCGCGCAGAGCCGGAAAGGTCTGAGACTTGTGATCGACGCACACGAGCACCAGCGGCGGATCGAGCGACAGGGACGCGAAGGCGCTGACGGTCAGGCCGGAGGGGCGGGCCTCGGCATCACAGGTGGTCACGATGGTGACGCCGGTCGCGAAGTGGCCCAGGACGCGGCGGAACTCGTCGGGACCGATCACCGTAACGTTCTATCAGGAGCGGGCCGCTCAACGCAAGGTCCGCCGCCCCGAGGGCGTTGCGCCGCCCCGACGGTAAGGTATAGTGACGCCGTATGGTCAGCGAGCAAGCCGTCCTCGACGCGCTCCGTAGCGTCAGAGACCCGGCCGGGCAGTCCGACATCGTCACGCAGGGGCTGGTCAAGGATCTGCACATCCACGATTCCGAGGTCACGTTCACGCTGGCTCTGACCAGCCACCCGCCGGCCGCCAAGGCCTCCCTGCACAGCATGGCCTCCCGCGTGGTCGGCCAGATCCCCGGCGTGACACGCGTCCAGGTCAAGCTCGGCAGCGCCCCGGCGGCGCGAGCGGCGGCGGCCGCGCCGGCGGCGGCAGCGCCGCCAGCGAGCCGACCCGCCGACATGATTCCCGAGGTCCAGCACACCATCGCGGTGTCGTCGGGCAAGGGCGGTGTGGGCAAGTCCACGGTGGCCGTCAATCTGGCGGTGGCCCTGCGGCTCGGCGGCGCGCACGTGGGCATCGTGGACAGCGACGTCTACGGCCCCGACGTCCCGCTCATGCTGGGCAGCCGCGACCAGCCCGGAATGCTCGCCAACAAGATCCTCCCCGTGGAAGCCCACGGCCTGAAGCTCATGTCGCTGGGGCTGCTCGTCGGCGAGCGGGAGGCGGTGGTCTGGCGCGGGCCGATGATCCACTCGTTCATCCAGCAGATGCTCAAAGACGTGGCCTGGGGCGCGCTCGATTACCTGGTCTTCGACATGCCGCCCGGCACGGGCGACGCCCAGCTCTCGCTGTCCCAGGTCATTCCGCTGAGCGGCGTGGTGATGGTGACCACGCCGCAAGACGTCGCGCTGCTGGATGTGCGCAAGGCGGTGGCGATGTTCCAGCGTCTCAACGTGCCGATCCTCGGCATCGTCGAGAACATGAGCGCCTTCGTGTGCCCGCACTGCGGTGAGCGCACCGACGTCTTCGGCAGCGCCGGCGGCCAGCGGCTGTCCCAGGAGTACGGCGTGCCGCTGCTGGCCCAGCTCCCGCTCGATCCGGAGACGCGGGCCGGCGGCGACGAGGGACTGCCCATCACGCTGCGCCGTCCGCAGTCGCCCCAGGCCGCCGCCTTCCGCAATCTCGCCGCGGCCGTCGCCCGACGTCTCGACGAGCTGGCGCCGTTGCGGACGCTGCCCCGGATCGGCTGAGCGGAGGGGGATGACCATCCCCGAGCCGGCCTCCGCGTTCGGCCCCGCCGGCGCGCTGGTGCTGCCGATCTTCCCGCTCCCCGACATCACGCTCTTCCCGCACAGCGTGATACCGCTCCACGTCTTCGAGGCGCGCTACCGGGCGATGGTTACGGACGCGCTGGCCCGCGACCGGCGCCTCTGCATCACCCGCCTGCTGCCGGGTTACGAGGCCCGCTATGTGGGCAAGCCGCCCGTGGCCCTCGTGGCCGGAGCCGGCGAGATCGTGCGCTGGGAGCGCCTGCCCACCGGGCGCTTCAACATCCTGGTCGCGGGCCGCAGCCGGGTGCGGATCGAGACCGAGCAACCCACCGACACGCTCTATCGCGTGGTCCGGGCGCGGGTCCTGGCCGACGAGCCGCCCGCCACCGACGTCTCGGCCCTGATGGCGCGGGTCCGCGCGGCGTGCCGGCAGCTCCTCGAGGCGCTGGATCGGCCGCGCGACCTCGCCGACGGCCTGCTGGAGGAGGCGGGGGCCGATCCCGGCCGGCTTGCCGACCGGGCGGCGGCGGCCTTCGTCCCCGATGCCGATGTGCGCCAGGAGCTCCTGGAGACGCTCGCTGTCGAGGCGCG
Encoded here:
- a CDS encoding NADH-quinone oxidoreductase subunit C, translated to MILTAEALAEALAAGGVAAVSRDGDGVLRGRLDAARVPALADRLSLLGAELQLLAAADSTATSGTFTLAYVFAPAGGQPAAVVLVTLPAAIPRFPSLATRSFAASRFEREIRDLFGLIPVGHPDPRRLALHQFWPETYHPLRRDVAARRDFVDEGQPFPFRRVDGEGIFEITVGPVHAGIIEPGHFRFSVEGETIVNLETRLGFVHKGIEKLFETLPFERTLELAERVSGDESAAHALAFAQALETLAGCAIPARARWLRVILLELERLYNHVGDVGMIVNDTGFAFGHAHCFRIREELLRLNDRLAGHRLLRGAIVPGGVAGPLAKAPLDAVAAEVDRLVAAFLEVARLCLDNTMVLERLQGTGRLTPRTAREMQVVGLVGRASGIDADARRDAPFAAYGELDVRVPAYEAGDVWARTMVRLDEAREAARLITLAADRAPGGPPRAPLGPLPAEADALGLVEAWRGPIWYWVRAAGPHELARVKVVDPSFRNWPALEYAVLKNIVPDFPLCNKSFNLSYSGNDL
- a CDS encoding proton-conducting transporter membrane subunit, translating into MSLLLLLAAPLAGAAVLTRAVGGVARAVNALTAAVTLAAAAAVVAAVARQGSVTALDGLLRADALSAWMAGLVGLIAALAALEAPRQVPPDEGRRFYPLLHLFTFTMLLAVTTDDVGLMWVAVEGTTLASVFLVNFERSRSSLEASYKYLLICSVGVAIAFAGTVLVYFADVQQFGDQAYALRWTTLLRLAPGLPAPVIQLAFVFLLVGYGTKAGLAPMHTWLPDAHSEAPAPVSALMSGVLLSVGLYAVLRFKAVVDLAAGPDFAGRLLVALGLASLGVAAAFLWAPRNYKRMLAYSSVEHVGVVCLGLGFGGPLGVAGAVLHIGNHALAKSVLFLLSGRIRAAYGTAEIPAVSGLLRAMPVTGRGFLVAMLALMGLPPFGLFVSEVMIFAAGFQAGYAPAAALGLALLVVAFSGLLRAAHRMLYGPVTGQVSENPHWASALPLGVALLMLVVTGLAWPPGLAGALGQIVSLLAP
- a CDS encoding NADH-quinone oxidoreductase subunit H, with protein sequence MADVMAALAQLAVVGLGGPLLVGLLRAFKARLAGRRGPRPWQPCADLVKLLGKEPVVSTTTSWIFRFTPYVLVATMLVAALVVPVLVSRPLLAFAGNIILLMYLFMLGTFFLALAGLDAGSAFGGMGSSREVAVAALAEPTIVIAVFALALRADTINLGGVVERFAGDPLLVANPGHLLAFAAFFVVMIAETGRLPVDNPATHLELTMIHEAMVLEYSGHYLALVEWAASMKLFVFLALLANLFLPWGVSAEVAPGPVALAVLALGAKLLVLAAALALVETSVAKLRLFRVPELLAGSFALALLSVTAVFLLR
- a CDS encoding proton-conducting transporter membrane subunit, which produces MAALAYVLAAGGGLAAALLGLAGMAGATFTVAAPALLPLGGLELTLDPLGGFFLALIGGAAIPASLYAVGYGGGERRGLLAYNVFVASMCAVPLAANALTFLLAWELMSLASYVLVAQSGDREAVSAAWVYAVMTQAGLACLLAGMLLLGVWTDSFRFADWSATASTLPPAGAGLAFALLGLGFGAKAGVIPLHVWLPLAHPAAPSHVSALMSGVMIKLGIYGLMRISLDWLGDGQAWWGIAVMLAGVISAVAGVLYALVEHDLKRLLAFHSIENIGIILIGLGAGMLFHLASLPALALLGFAAALYHTLNHAAFKALLFLGAGAVLHATGTRNMEEMGGLIKRMPWTAAAFLVGSAAIAALPPLNGFVSEWLTFQALLQNLRIDRAEQNLVFALGIAGLALTSGLAMACFVKAFGITFLALPRSEAAARAHEASWPMRAGMGLLALACVGLGLAPTLVVPALVRVGADVMRVPDPANLGGWLTLNISGEFASLSTVAVGAALLAALALPAVLLAAAGVGRRRRLYETWGCGRLVQTARMEYTATAFANPFKRIFDFFYRPVAQLDIEAHPESRFFVTRIEYANPTHSVFDRWLYRPALGVLHRTARRARLLQSGSANLYLIYILAALLALLVLA
- a CDS encoding NADH-quinone oxidoreductase subunit B family protein, which encodes MLRQLRAALRAGIVTEPAAPDESLSLEALGTRLAGEIRRRFGRSLHIRQVDAGSCNGCELEIGGLTGPHYDLERFGLHFVASPRHADCLLVTGPVTLNMAEALRRTYEATPDPKIVIAVGDCGRDAGIFRGSYAVVGGVGDVIPVHAVIPGCPPSPRTLLAGLLAIIGQAR
- a CDS encoding metalloregulator ArsR/SmtB family transcription factor, whose product is MSRAAPTDLQRFKADFFKALAHPLRIRLLELLRAREHSVQELQAALGLDQSTVSQQLAVLRAKNVVGARKERTTVRYAVRDPLVGDLLDVARRIFNNQLTGTRTLLRELQREARRPARR
- a CDS encoding ABC transporter ATP-binding protein, whose translation is MKLPVSPYRRLLPYIRPHLPWLIVGSVLAIVVAAMEGVVAWLVKPAMDEIFIKRDLLMLKLIPLALVAAYVVKAGARYAQAYLMASVGERVVAALRHDLYTHIQGMPLAFFADLHSGDLMSRILGDVGRLARVSSGALVLVVRQVATIVALLVVMFLREWLLTLAALVAFPLIALMVKRIGERLYNINRRAQERIAQLAVMLHESFAGTKIVKAFGREAHERRRFDQLNDRLLTLSLKNVRADEATEPLMEVAAALGIVAAMLYGGYRVIHGDMTPGTFFSFTAAVIMLYGPVRRLARALNTIQQTAGSVERVFEIIDRPPALSDKPGAVVLKGFEREIVFDRVDFRYPGAEDFTLKDIALTVRKGEAVAFVGMSGAGKSTLMDLLPRFHDVTAGRILMDGHDVRDITQASLRDQIGIVTQETFLFSDSVYYNIAYGRLDATADEVVAAARLAQAHDFIEACPEGYQTLVGERGVRLSGGQRQRIAIARAFLKNPPILILDEATSDLDAESEFMVQQALAELMRGRTVLVIAHRLATVRSADRIVVVHEGRIAEAGRHDELLARDGLYRRLYALQMEGVPG